A single genomic interval of Rhizobium leguminosarum bv. trifolii WSM1325 harbors:
- a CDS encoding diguanylate cyclase (KEGG: rec:RHECIAT_CH0001537 putative sensory box/GGDEF family protein~TIGRFAM: diguanylate cyclase~PFAM: GGDEF domain containing protein~SMART: GGDEF domain containing protein), with protein MQNGSANALVPREAARPAPMADIQKIAQHMARLNVAALPRNYELFHEAIIGLNAGLAQDIAALGPQPQQPMLDELGLKYRLVGHCGLAGETSRNEASRMLRDVADRLAEGLKHKNAFARACGAILKSVSGQDDQSLAVFLSEVDYLTASLSTVLAAEMEIGAKLQDDIKTLETLERGISAMQSAAIADRITGLPNRIALNRTIADLYKREEGAAGSALIMVDIDNFTDLNDKYGTQAGNKLLKKLAGLFSKSVKKNDFVARTEADEFALLFSNVGMQDAIAIAERLRASVEDNLVFATSDKADPGRLTISIGVALSTDAATPGQLQANARVALLAAQSNPRLPVQAFGR; from the coding sequence ATGCAGAATGGAAGCGCAAACGCACTGGTGCCGCGCGAGGCTGCGCGCCCGGCGCCGATGGCGGATATTCAGAAGATCGCCCAGCACATGGCGCGCCTGAACGTTGCGGCGCTCCCGCGCAATTACGAACTCTTTCATGAGGCGATCATCGGGCTCAATGCAGGCCTTGCGCAGGATATTGCAGCACTCGGCCCTCAGCCGCAGCAGCCGATGCTCGACGAACTCGGCCTGAAATACCGGCTCGTCGGCCATTGCGGGCTGGCGGGCGAGACGTCGCGGAACGAGGCGAGCCGGATGCTGCGCGACGTGGCGGATCGGCTTGCCGAAGGGCTGAAGCACAAGAACGCCTTTGCGCGCGCCTGCGGCGCCATCCTGAAATCCGTCTCCGGCCAAGACGACCAGAGCCTTGCCGTCTTCCTCAGCGAGGTCGATTATCTCACTGCCTCGCTTTCGACAGTTCTTGCAGCCGAGATGGAAATCGGCGCGAAGCTGCAGGACGATATCAAGACGCTGGAAACGCTGGAGCGCGGCATTTCGGCGATGCAATCGGCCGCGATCGCCGACAGGATCACCGGGCTTCCAAACCGCATCGCGCTGAACCGGACGATCGCCGATCTCTACAAGCGTGAAGAAGGTGCCGCCGGCAGCGCACTGATCATGGTCGATATCGACAATTTCACCGATCTCAACGACAAATACGGCACCCAGGCAGGCAACAAGCTCCTGAAGAAGCTTGCCGGCCTTTTCAGCAAGTCGGTCAAGAAAAACGATTTCGTCGCCCGCACCGAGGCCGACGAATTCGCCCTGTTGTTTTCCAATGTCGGCATGCAGGATGCGATTGCTATTGCCGAACGGCTGCGCGCCTCCGTCGAGGACAATCTGGTCTTCGCGACATCCGACAAGGCCGATCCCGGCAGGCTCACCATCTCGATCGGCGTGGCGCTCAGCACCGACGCGGCAACACCGGGACAATTGCAGGCCAATGCCCGCGTGGCGCTTCTCGCCGCGCAGTCGAACCCCCGACTGCCGGTGCAGGCTTTCGGCCGCTAG
- a CDS encoding DinB family protein (PFAM: DinB family protein~KEGG: ret:RHE_CH01470 hypothetical protein) codes for MLRHYRMFAAYNRWANTQVYAAAAELSDAEFRSDHGAFFGSLHRTLNHLIVADRIWMKRFSGAGEAPTTLDALLFEELDALAAARKAEDERIIAWMDTLDEAALAADFTYVPVTQPGEFTQPLAPALAHLFNHQTHHRGQCHMTLTALGKPSLTLDLIYFLRSEGREWM; via the coding sequence ATGCTAAGACATTACAGGATGTTCGCCGCCTATAATCGTTGGGCCAACACGCAAGTTTATGCGGCTGCGGCCGAACTCAGCGACGCGGAATTCCGCAGCGACCACGGCGCTTTTTTCGGCTCGCTGCATCGCACGCTCAATCATCTGATCGTCGCCGACCGGATATGGATGAAGCGCTTCAGCGGTGCCGGCGAGGCACCGACGACACTCGATGCCCTGCTCTTCGAAGAACTGGATGCGCTTGCTGCCGCGCGCAAAGCCGAGGACGAGCGTATCATTGCCTGGATGGACACGCTGGACGAGGCAGCCCTTGCCGCCGACTTCACCTATGTGCCGGTGACGCAACCGGGCGAATTCACCCAGCCGCTGGCGCCAGCGCTCGCGCATCTCTTCAACCACCAGACCCATCATCGCGGCCAGTGCCACATGACGCTGACGGCGCTGGGCAAGCCGAGCCTCACGTTGGATCTCATCTACTTCCTCCGTAGCGAGGGCCGCGAGTGGATGTAA
- a CDS encoding Glutathione S-transferase domain protein (PFAM: Glutathione S-transferase domain~KEGG: rec:RHECIAT_CH0001539 beta-aryl ether cleaving enzyme, lignin degradation protein), with the protein MTRALYSLCGADEQRFFSPHCWKAVMALAHKGLDFEEIPTTYAPIRAIGGGVSSIVPVLDDNGRLIPDSFDIALYLEEAYPERPSLFNGEGGKSLSRMVEGYSQMIIHPAIMRIALLDIHANLDEEDKAYFRQSREARLGKPLEVVAADSEAEKAAFGAKLEPLRHMLKFQPFIGGQTPLFADYIVFGALQWLRVSAGLAMLATDDPVMAWFERCLDLHQSRGRTVTAA; encoded by the coding sequence ATGACCAGAGCCCTCTATTCCCTCTGCGGCGCTGACGAGCAGCGCTTCTTTTCGCCCCATTGCTGGAAGGCGGTGATGGCGCTTGCGCATAAGGGGCTCGATTTCGAGGAGATTCCGACGACCTACGCCCCCATCCGCGCGATCGGCGGCGGCGTCTCGTCGATCGTGCCCGTTCTCGACGACAATGGCCGGCTGATCCCCGACAGTTTCGACATCGCCCTCTATCTGGAGGAGGCCTATCCCGAGCGGCCGTCACTGTTCAACGGCGAAGGCGGCAAGTCTCTGTCGAGGATGGTGGAAGGCTATTCGCAAATGATCATCCATCCGGCGATCATGCGCATCGCCCTTCTCGATATCCATGCGAACCTCGACGAGGAAGACAAGGCCTATTTCCGTCAAAGCCGGGAGGCTCGGCTTGGCAAGCCGTTGGAAGTGGTTGCCGCCGACAGCGAGGCGGAGAAGGCCGCCTTCGGCGCCAAGCTGGAGCCGCTACGGCACATGCTGAAGTTTCAGCCCTTCATCGGCGGGCAAACGCCGCTCTTTGCCGACTATATCGTCTTCGGCGCGCTGCAATGGCTGCGTGTCTCCGCCGGTCTCGCCATGCTAGCCACCGACGATCCCGTCATGGCCTGGTTCGAACGCTGCCTCGATCTTCACCAAAGCCGCGGCAGGACTGTGACAGCGGCGTGA
- a CDS encoding Nucleoside-diphosphate kinase (KEGG: rec:RHECIAT_CH0001540 nucleoside diphosphate kinase protein~PFAM: nucleoside diphosphate kinase~SMART: nucleoside diphosphate kinase): MAIERTFSMIKPDATKRNLTGAITKMLEDAGLRVVASKRVWMSRREAEGFYAVHKDRPFFGELVEGMTSGPTIVQVLEGEGAILKNREIMGATNPANADEGTIRKVHALSIGENSVHGSDAPETAAQEIKYWFSDTEIVG; the protein is encoded by the coding sequence ATGGCGATTGAACGCACCTTCTCGATGATCAAGCCGGACGCAACGAAGCGCAACCTGACGGGCGCCATCACCAAGATGCTCGAAGATGCCGGCCTGCGTGTCGTCGCTTCCAAGCGCGTCTGGATGAGCCGTCGCGAAGCCGAAGGCTTCTACGCCGTTCACAAGGACCGTCCCTTCTTCGGCGAACTGGTCGAAGGCATGACCTCCGGCCCGACCATCGTCCAGGTGCTGGAAGGCGAAGGCGCGATCCTCAAGAACCGCGAGATCATGGGTGCCACCAACCCGGCAAACGCTGACGAAGGCACGATCCGCAAGGTTCATGCTCTGTCGATCGGCGAAAATTCCGTTCACGGCTCGGATGCTCCGGAGACGGCTGCCCAGGAAATCAAGTACTGGTTCTCCGATACGGAAATCGTCGGCTGA
- a CDS encoding conserved hypothetical protein (KEGG: ret:RHE_CH01473 hypothetical protein) — MRKHWIVMAAVAGLMLSACQRQAENLVEVTGHLFVFNYRVASATYLLTLKKTGPIPDGSVIIAEFENPEGGDPLVLNQKIYPIDDKIALQSEKLHCVRKDRPYSVSVRLVDKDGKVLQELKTQFRSDLDQTVLPSKPLVLGALYDKNPEVFKPDGSVDFSNTDKCPA; from the coding sequence ATGAGAAAGCATTGGATCGTGATGGCGGCGGTGGCCGGGCTGATGCTGTCAGCCTGCCAGCGCCAGGCTGAAAACCTGGTCGAGGTCACCGGCCATCTCTTTGTCTTCAACTATCGGGTGGCGAGCGCCACCTATCTGCTGACGCTGAAGAAGACAGGGCCCATCCCCGACGGTTCGGTCATCATCGCCGAATTTGAAAATCCTGAAGGAGGCGATCCGCTGGTGCTGAACCAGAAAATCTACCCGATCGACGACAAGATCGCGCTGCAGAGCGAAAAACTGCACTGCGTGCGCAAGGACCGCCCCTATTCCGTGAGTGTCCGGCTGGTCGACAAGGACGGCAAGGTGCTGCAGGAATTGAAGACGCAGTTCCGGTCCGACCTCGACCAGACCGTCCTGCCGAGCAAGCCGCTCGTCCTCGGCGCGCTTTATGACAAGAACCCGGAGGTCTTCAAGCCTGATGGCAGCGTCGATTTCTCGAACACCGACAAATGCCCGGCATAG